The genomic segment GAGCAGCACACCGTGGCGCGGCTGGGCGGCGACGAATTCACCGTCGTGCTGGAAGATCTCGAGAAGCCCGACGACGCCGAACGCATCGCGCGCGAGATCATCAATGCGTTCGAGGCGCCTCTGCTGCTCGACGACCGCCGCGAGGTCTCGATCTCACCGTCGATCGGCATCAGCCTGTACCCCGATCACGCACAGGTGCCGACGGAACTGCTCAAGCAGGCCGACACCGCGATGTACCAGGCCAAGGCCGCCGGGCGCCGCACCTTCATGCGCTACAACGACAACATGGATCTGGCGGTGCGCCAGCGCGCGACGATCTCCGGCGCGCTGCGCAAGGTGCTCGACCGCGGCGAACTGCGCCTCGTGTTCCAGCCGCGCCTGTCGCTGTCGCCGCCGCGCATCACCGGTGTCGAAGCGTTGCTGCGCTGGTCGAGTCCGGAACACGGCGACATTCCGCCGGCCGAGTTCATTCCGATCGCCGAGGAAAGCGGGCTGATCCTGGAGATCGGCGAATGGGTGCTGCGCGAGGCCTGCCTGGTGCTGCAACGCTGGCGCCAGCACGGCATGGACGAGCTCAACGTGTCGGTCAACGTCTCGGTGCTGCAGCTGCTGCGCGGCGATTTCGTCGGTGTGGTCGGACGCGTGCTCGACGATGTGGGGATCCCGCCGCATCTGCTCGAACTCGAACTCACCGAAAGCGTGCTGATGGCCAATGCCGAGCAGACCGCGGAGCGCCTGCAGGCCTTCCGCGCGCTCGGTGTGTCGCTGGCGATCGACGATTTCGGCACCGGCTATTCCTCGCTGGCGTATCTCAAGCGGCTGCCGATCACCACGATCAAGATCGACAAGGCCTTCGTCGACGGCCTGCCGCACGACGCCGAGGACGCGGCGATCACCCCGACCATCGTCGCGATGGCGCACTCGCTGGGCCTTCGTGTGGTGGCCGAGGGCGTGGAGACCGAAGCGCAGATGCGCTTCCTCGCCGAGCGCGGCTGCGACGAGATCCAGGGCTTCTGGCTCTCGCCGCCGCTCGACGCGCTGCAGTGCCTGGCCTTCATGCGCAACTGGCGCCCCGACGGCCTGCTCCTCGCCCGCGACGCACCACTGGCCGTGCTGCCTTGACCGCCACCTGCGCGCTGCCTATGGTGCGGCAATGACCGAACCCGACGTCATCGCCCAGCTGCAGAGACTGACGTCGCGCCTCGATGCGCTGATCGAGCGTGTCCGCATCCTCAGCGACGAGAACCGCAGCCTGCGCCAGCAGCAGGAATCCATCGTCGGCGAACGCGCCCAGTTGCTGTCGAAGAACGAGCAGGCACGCTCGCGGGTCGAAGCGATGATCGCGCGGCTCAAGTCACTGGAGCAGCACACATGAGTGCGACAGAAGCCGTCAGCGTGCGCGTGCTGGATCGCGAGTACACCGTCGGCGTCACGCCCGACGAGCGCGACAGCCTGATGGCGGCGGCCAAGCTGCTCGACACGCGGATGCGCGAGATCCGCGGCGCCAACCGCATGGCCGCGGTCGATCGCATCGCGATCCTCGCCGCTCTGAATCTTGCGCACGAACTGCAGCTGCTCGGCGAGGGCCAGTCGCACGGCTCACGCGAGGTCTCCGACTCGGTCGCGGCGCTGCACCGCAAGCTCGACGTGCTCGACGCCGAACAGCGCTGAGCCGCGCGTCTTCGCGACGCCTCCACGCAACTGAATCCCCGCCGCCGCCCACCACGTCGCGACCGACGAACGGAACACGCGCCGCGGGTCGATTGGCTATACTGCACCTGCGTTCTCTGCCGTGTTCGACAGCGTGCAAAACATTCGCCTTGTCCCTTAATAACGACACCGGGGACGTCAGGAAACCGGGAGTGCCAGTCCGCCCCCGAGCGGAAAGCCCAAAGGAATCCCAGCGTTCCCACTTGAACCCCGGGTTCAAGGTCGTTTCGCCTGCATCGACATCGGCGGAGAACGTATTTTTTGAGCCTGCCCGCCGCGTCGCCGGCACTTCCGACGACGAGCCCGGCCGCATGACCGACCGCCCCGCCCTCCGCCGACGCCTGCGCGACCAGCGCCGCGCCCTGCCTGCGCCCGCGCGCATCGCCGCCGCCGAAGGCCTCGCGACGCAACTGTTCGCACTGCCCGCATTGCCCGAATCCGGCTACGTCGCTGGCTACTGGGCGAGCGATGGCGAGATCGGCCTCCACGTCTTCCAGATGCGCCTGCCCGCCGGGCTGATCTATTGCCTGCCTGTTCTGCACGACGAAGTGCTGCGTTTCGCGCCTTGGCGCGCCGGCGATCCGCTGGTCACCAATCGCTACGGCATTCCCGAACCCGATATCGAGCCGGCCTCCGCGCTCGACGCGAGCGCGATGGCGCTGGTCGTGACGCCGCTGGTCGGCTTCGACGCGCGCGGCCACCGGCTCGGCATGGGCGGCGGCTGGTACGACCGCAGTTTCGAATTCCGTCGCGTGCAGGCCGCGTCGCCGTTGCTCGTAGGCGCGGCATTCGCGCTGCAGCAGGTGGAGGCGCTCGACGCCGCGGATTGGGATGTGCCGCTCGACGCGATCTGCACCGAATCGAACACGTTCCACCCGCCCACAGCTGCCTGACCGAGACGCGATGAGCACCCGCAAGCGCTACTGGCTGATGAAGTCCGAGCCCGAGGACTTCTCGATCGACGACCTGGCCCGCGTCGGCACCGAGCCCTGGACGGGCGTGCGCAATTACCAGGCGCGCAACTTCATGCGCGACGGCATGCGCGTCGGCGACGGCGTGCTGTTCTATCACTCGAACACCGACGTGCCGGGCATCTACGGCATCGCCGAGGTCGCGTCGACGGCGTATCCCGATCCCAGCCAGTTCAAGAAGTCGTCGAAGTACTTCGACGAGAAGGCGAGCGAAGAGACGCCGCGCTGGTTCCTGGTCGATGTCGGCTACGTGCGCACGCTTGCCCACCCCATTTCGCTGGCGGAAATCCGCGAGCACAGCGCCGCACTCGGCGAAGAATTCGCGCTGATCCGCAAGGGCGCGCGCCTGTCGGTGCTGCCGGTCACGTCCGCGCAGTGGAAACTGCTGTTGTCCCTGGAGAAGAAGCGATGAGCGAAGGCAAGCGCCTGGCCGCCGAGAAGGCGATCGAGTACGTGGAAGACGGCATGATCGTCGGCGTCGGCACCGGCTCGACGGTCGCCTATTTCATCGACGCGCTGGCCCGCATCAAGCACCGGATCGACGGCGCCGTGTCGAGCTCGGACCAGAGCACCGAGCGTCTGCGCAGCCACGGCATCGACGTGCTCGACCTCAACGCGACCGGTCCGCTGGCGCTGTACGTAGACGGCGCCGACGAGTGCGACCCGGGCAAACACCTGATCAAGGGCGGCGGCGCCGCCCTGACGCGCGAGAAGATCATCGCCGAGGCGAGCAAGCAGTTCATCTGCATCATCGATCCGGCGAAGCAGGTCCCGGCGCTGGGCACGTTCCCGCTGCCGGTCGAAGTGATCCCGATGGCGCGCAGCCTCGTCGCCCGGACGATCCTCGAGACCACCGGCGGCCAGCCGGTCTGGCGCGAAGGCGTGAAGACCGACAACGGCAACTGGGTGCTCGACATCCACGGCCTGTCGATCACCGACCCGGTGGCGCTGGAAGCGAAGCTCAACCAGATTCCGGGCGTGGTCAGCGTCGGCCTGTTCGCACGCCGCAAGGCAGATGTGGTGATCGTGGGCACGGGGACACCGACGGTGCTCTGAAACGCGCGTACGCGCGGCCCCATCGCCCACAAAAAAGCCCGCCTTCCGGCGGGCTTTTTCTTGCCAGGTGCAACCTCGACTCATTCGACGTCGAGGAAGCTCCGCAGCTGCTCACTGCGCGAGGGATGACGCAGCTTGCGCAGCGCCTTGGCCTCGATCTGACGGATCCGCTCGCGGGTGACGTCGAACTGCTTGCCGACTTCCTCGAGGGTGTGATCGGTATTCATGTCGATGCCGAAGCGCATACGCAGCACCTTCGCCTCGCGAGGGGTGAGGCCGGCGAGCACGTCGCGGACCGTCTCCATGAGGTTGGTGTTGGTGGTCGCGTCGATCGGGGACTCCACATTGGTGTCCTCGATGAAGTCGCCCAGGTGCGAGTCCTCGTCGTCGCCGATCGGGGTCTCCATGGAGAT from the Luteimonas fraxinea genome contains:
- the rpiA gene encoding ribose-5-phosphate isomerase RpiA encodes the protein MSEGKRLAAEKAIEYVEDGMIVGVGTGSTVAYFIDALARIKHRIDGAVSSSDQSTERLRSHGIDVLDLNATGPLALYVDGADECDPGKHLIKGGGAALTREKIIAEASKQFICIIDPAKQVPALGTFPLPVEVIPMARSLVARTILETTGGQPVWREGVKTDNGNWVLDIHGLSITDPVALEAKLNQIPGVVSVGLFARRKADVVIVGTGTPTVL
- a CDS encoding TIGR02449 family protein, whose product is MTEPDVIAQLQRLTSRLDALIERVRILSDENRSLRQQQESIVGERAQLLSKNEQARSRVEAMIARLKSLEQHT
- a CDS encoding cell division protein ZapA; the encoded protein is MSATEAVSVRVLDREYTVGVTPDERDSLMAAAKLLDTRMREIRGANRMAAVDRIAILAALNLAHELQLLGEGQSHGSREVSDSVAALHRKLDVLDAEQR
- a CDS encoding 5-formyltetrahydrofolate cyclo-ligase — translated: MTDRPALRRRLRDQRRALPAPARIAAAEGLATQLFALPALPESGYVAGYWASDGEIGLHVFQMRLPAGLIYCLPVLHDEVLRFAPWRAGDPLVTNRYGIPEPDIEPASALDASAMALVVTPLVGFDARGHRLGMGGGWYDRSFEFRRVQAASPLLVGAAFALQQVEALDAADWDVPLDAICTESNTFHPPTAA
- a CDS encoding EVE domain-containing protein encodes the protein MSTRKRYWLMKSEPEDFSIDDLARVGTEPWTGVRNYQARNFMRDGMRVGDGVLFYHSNTDVPGIYGIAEVASTAYPDPSQFKKSSKYFDEKASEETPRWFLVDVGYVRTLAHPISLAEIREHSAALGEEFALIRKGARLSVLPVTSAQWKLLLSLEKKR